From Oscillatoria sp. FACHB-1407, a single genomic window includes:
- a CDS encoding DUF3291 domain-containing protein, which translates to MNYHLAEINIARLRAPLHDPMIADFVAQLDTINALADVSPGFVWRLQSDGEEDATSIRAFEDEQIIVNLSVWESLEALSGYVYHSQHGKAMGDRHRWFEKLSHPSMALWWVPAGYIPTVEEGKQRLQHLQQHGSTAHAFTFRQPFAAPDLVEVKCQ; encoded by the coding sequence ATGAATTATCATCTCGCTGAAATTAACATTGCTCGCTTGCGAGCCCCGTTACATGATCCGATGATCGCCGATTTTGTGGCTCAGTTAGACACCATTAATGCTCTGGCAGATGTCAGCCCAGGATTTGTTTGGCGATTGCAGAGTGACGGTGAGGAAGATGCCACCAGCATTCGTGCCTTTGAAGATGAGCAAATCATTGTTAACTTATCGGTGTGGGAGTCGTTGGAAGCACTGTCAGGCTACGTTTACCACAGCCAACATGGTAAGGCAATGGGCGATCGCCATCGTTGGTTTGAGAAACTCAGTCACCCTTCAATGGCGTTGTGGTGGGTTCCGGCGGGGTATATTCCCACAGTTGAGGAGGGCAAACAGCGACTCCAGCATTTGCAGCAACACGGCTCAACGGCTCATGCGTTTACGTTTCGACAACCGTTTGCTGCCCCTGATTTAGTGGAGGTTAAATGCCAATGA
- a CDS encoding DUF4346 domain-containing protein, with amino-acid sequence MNQTTESLAALDDKLSKRFIELDPQGYFIIYIDRDAKLICAKHYSNIINDKGLACDPETGEVLSVRRPVERIPTAIFTGRTAKELCIKIFEETKPCPISYLDHAAYLGREFVRAEMALVQGHEYVQD; translated from the coding sequence ATGAATCAAACGACTGAGTCCCTTGCCGCTCTGGATGATAAGCTGTCCAAGCGATTTATCGAACTCGACCCCCAGGGCTACTTCATTATCTACATCGACCGAGACGCAAAGCTGATTTGCGCCAAGCATTACAGCAACATCATCAACGATAAGGGGTTGGCGTGTGATCCGGAAACAGGAGAGGTGTTGTCGGTGCGTCGTCCGGTCGAGCGCATTCCCACCGCTATCTTTACAGGCAGAACGGCAAAAGAACTGTGTATCAAAATCTTTGAGGAAACCAAGCCCTGCCCGATTAGCTATCTCGATCACGCGGCATACCTGGGGCGCGAGTTTGTCAGAGCGGAGATGGCGTTAGTGCAGGGGCATGAATATGTTCAAGACTAA
- a CDS encoding LysE family translocator — protein sequence MTLLTEWLTVLGVGCIAVMSPGPNFVMTLRNSLSHSRRAGIYTAIGLAVGDLIHIAYCLVGIGVLIAQSILLFNIIKWLGAIYLIYLGVQSLQANPNTAFSQVSTTSALHPIAAFRVGLLTCILNPKVTLFFLAFFTQLIHPSTPLAMQIFYGLTVAVIELVWFSIVALVVSQQVIKDRFLAISHWIERVTGVVLIGLGIRVAIAQDS from the coding sequence ATGACGCTTCTCACAGAGTGGCTCACCGTTTTGGGGGTTGGGTGCATTGCGGTAATGAGTCCCGGTCCCAACTTTGTGATGACACTGCGAAACAGTTTGTCCCATTCCAGGCGGGCAGGCATTTACACCGCGATCGGTCTAGCGGTTGGGGACTTGATTCATATTGCTTACTGTCTCGTAGGGATTGGTGTGCTCATTGCCCAATCCATTCTGCTGTTTAACATCATCAAATGGTTAGGCGCGATTTACCTGATTTATCTCGGTGTGCAATCCCTACAGGCAAACCCTAACACGGCGTTTTCACAGGTTTCTACAACCTCGGCTCTACATCCGATCGCCGCATTTCGAGTTGGCTTATTAACCTGTATCCTCAACCCCAAAGTTACTCTCTTTTTTCTCGCATTTTTTACACAGTTGATCCATCCCTCCACGCCATTAGCAATGCAAATATTCTACGGATTGACTGTAGCTGTGATTGAGTTAGTGTGGTTCAGTATTGTTGCTTTGGTGGTGTCGCAACAAGTTATTAAAGATCGGTTTTTAGCCATATCTCATTGGATCGAACGGGTTACCGGAGTTGTATTGATTGGTTTAGGAATTCGAGTGGCAATTGCTCAAGACTCTTGA
- a CDS encoding CAP domain-containing protein produces the protein MRLRTFGLLAPASMLILLMTGTLYSAIATPSNESSEAVLTIRTNDSAAVIETEILAEMNRARTNPQGYAAWLETLRPHYSGTVLQLPNEVALRTREGTAALDDAIAFLQLIPALPPLQQSAGMSQAAQDLVDDLGQTGVIGSRGSDGSTASDRIGRYGSWSGSLTEMTSYGNRTAIATVVLLILNDGDVERNLRRTLFDPAFQVVGIGCGIHTAQQTMCVMNYATAYADAEPMVANPEMGDAVSVSDAEIEDVAVQPAEVESIEPEPTEVETVEVPEAIATVPSPSESDAAINTEVTEVISSADFLPSTEPTSGKVNTDQATRSTDELIPSGNTSTSIATLIGSYDSLLQPVSYLSPFEQAIVAETNRLRADPSAYAEQLANLRQYYRDRILHLPGLPPLETVEGITALDEAIAVLRETDPLPLLEPSRGLSLGARDHVNDLGVIGATGHYGSDGSTYRDRIHRYGTVPADTLSGENISYSPLSDAQWHVIQLVIDDGVPSRGHREALLRAEYRLTGVACGTHAAYQEMCAIIYAGDFVELD, from the coding sequence ATGCGGCTCCGCACATTTGGGTTATTGGCACCTGCCAGTATGCTTATATTGCTCATGACTGGCACCCTTTATTCGGCGATCGCCACACCCTCCAATGAGTCTTCTGAAGCGGTTTTAACCATCAGGACAAATGATTCCGCTGCGGTCATAGAGACAGAGATTTTAGCAGAGATGAATCGAGCCCGAACCAATCCACAAGGCTATGCCGCCTGGTTAGAAACGCTACGTCCCCATTACAGTGGCACTGTCCTACAGTTACCTAATGAGGTTGCATTGCGAACTCGGGAAGGCACCGCTGCACTGGACGATGCGATCGCTTTTCTTCAACTGATTCCAGCCCTCCCACCGCTACAGCAATCGGCGGGAATGTCTCAAGCAGCCCAGGATCTGGTGGACGATTTAGGGCAGACTGGCGTCATTGGTAGCCGAGGCAGTGATGGCAGTACCGCGAGCGATCGCATCGGTCGTTATGGCAGTTGGAGTGGTTCGCTCACTGAGATGACTAGCTATGGCAACCGGACAGCGATCGCTACAGTAGTTCTCTTGATTCTCAATGATGGCGATGTTGAGCGAAACCTTCGCCGCACCTTGTTTGATCCGGCCTTTCAAGTCGTGGGTATCGGTTGCGGCATCCATACGGCGCAACAAACTATGTGTGTCATGAATTACGCAACTGCGTATGCTGATGCTGAACCCATGGTAGCCAATCCTGAAATGGGGGATGCTGTTTCAGTGAGCGATGCTGAGATTGAGGATGTTGCGGTTCAGCCTGCTGAAGTTGAGTCTATCGAGCCTGAGCCTACTGAGGTCGAGACTGTTGAAGTGCCTGAAGCGATCGCCACAGTGCCTTCTCCATCTGAATCTGACGCTGCTATCAATACAGAGGTAACGGAAGTTATCTCAAGCGCAGACTTCCTCCCAAGTACGGAACCAACTTCTGGCAAAGTGAACACCGATCAAGCCACTCGTTCCACGGATGAACTCATTCCTTCTGGCAACACTTCCACATCGATTGCAACCCTGATCGGCAGTTATGATTCCCTACTGCAACCCGTTAGCTATCTCTCGCCCTTTGAGCAGGCGATTGTTGCTGAAACCAATCGGCTCAGGGCAGACCCATCTGCCTATGCTGAGCAGTTAGCCAATTTGCGGCAATATTACCGCGATCGCATCCTGCACCTGCCGGGGTTGCCACCACTCGAAACCGTTGAAGGTATTACAGCACTGGATGAGGCGATCGCCGTCTTGCGTGAAACAGACCCTCTGCCACTGTTGGAGCCCTCTAGAGGGTTGTCTTTGGGGGCGCGTGATCATGTGAATGATTTAGGGGTGATTGGTGCAACAGGGCACTACGGCTCCGATGGCAGCACCTACCGCGATCGCATTCATCGCTACGGCACTGTTCCCGCCGATACCCTGTCGGGAGAAAACATTAGCTATAGTCCATTGAGTGATGCTCAATGGCACGTCATCCAACTTGTCATTGATGATGGGGTGCCTAGCCGAGGACATCGGGAGGCACTCCTGAGAGCGGAATATCGTCTGACTGGAGTCGCCTGTGGCACTCACGCGGCTTACCAGGAGATGTGTGCCATCATCTACGCTGGCGACTTTGTAGAGCTTGATTAA
- a CDS encoding NupC/NupG family nucleoside CNT transporter yields the protein MPLNIISFVGIFALCAIAWFFSEKRDLRYFPWRVVIWGIVLQLILGFLVFWFPPTKFILNGFSQLLNSVFAATDVGANFVFGHVLVPTPLNPPRNPIDPVLGPLAGIFAFRVLPAVIFFGGLMALLYNIGVIQPVVNFFAKIFYSFMRLSGAESLSGAANIFVGIEAAIVVKPFLPKMTRSELCAILACCFGTAASSTLAIYVGALRDVFPNILVHLVSASIIAIPACFVLSKILVPETEIPLTAGGIPAEEEAVVERDEQGVSKETVGGEVIERVSPVDAAILGTIDGMKMAVTIAAVLIFIVGFVSLINQLFLALAGLQNSGVMVLQAVGRFFSIVTLENILGALFLPLTVLTGVSLDWNELWQSSVLIGSRLLKTAIPSYIQLGQLAGQGAMSDRAILINSYALSGFAHLASVGIFVGGTIALIPSRRKDISELGWKALFIGTLATIMIACVAGVFDTGDPSILGEPPAQTTPANPPSAAPASPGAAPASPGAAPVGPGAPPVSPTPAATTTP from the coding sequence ATGCCATTGAACATCATTTCTTTTGTAGGCATTTTTGCGTTGTGCGCGATCGCCTGGTTCTTTTCAGAGAAGCGCGATTTGAGATATTTTCCCTGGCGTGTGGTGATCTGGGGAATTGTGTTGCAGTTAATCTTGGGGTTTCTGGTCTTCTGGTTTCCCCCGACCAAATTTATCCTGAATGGATTTAGTCAACTGCTCAACAGTGTTTTTGCTGCAACCGATGTGGGGGCAAATTTTGTATTTGGGCATGTGTTGGTTCCCACGCCGTTGAATCCTCCACGTAATCCGATTGATCCTGTTTTAGGACCACTAGCCGGAATATTTGCCTTTCGAGTATTGCCTGCGGTCATTTTCTTTGGCGGACTGATGGCACTGCTTTACAACATCGGAGTGATTCAGCCTGTTGTTAATTTCTTTGCAAAAATCTTTTACTCATTCATGCGTCTGAGTGGAGCGGAATCTCTCAGCGGTGCAGCCAACATTTTTGTTGGTATTGAAGCCGCGATCGTTGTCAAACCTTTTCTGCCCAAAATGACGCGCAGTGAATTATGCGCCATTTTAGCCTGCTGTTTTGGGACGGCTGCTTCCTCCACGCTAGCGATTTATGTGGGTGCGCTGAGGGATGTTTTTCCAAATATCCTGGTGCATCTTGTATCCGCATCGATCATTGCAATTCCTGCCTGTTTTGTCCTGTCCAAGATTCTCGTGCCAGAAACGGAGATTCCGCTGACGGCGGGTGGCATTCCCGCAGAAGAGGAAGCCGTTGTGGAGCGTGACGAACAGGGGGTGTCTAAGGAAACCGTTGGTGGAGAAGTGATTGAGCGCGTTAGCCCAGTGGATGCAGCGATTTTGGGCACCATCGACGGGATGAAAATGGCGGTAACGATCGCCGCTGTCCTAATTTTCATTGTGGGCTTTGTCTCTCTGATCAACCAACTCTTTCTAGCATTAGCAGGGCTGCAAAATTCAGGTGTCATGGTTTTGCAAGCGGTTGGGCGATTCTTTAGCATCGTTACGCTGGAAAACATCTTGGGAGCCTTGTTCTTGCCGCTGACGGTGCTGACCGGGGTTTCATTAGATTGGAACGAGTTGTGGCAATCGTCGGTGTTGATTGGTAGTCGTCTACTGAAAACGGCAATTCCCTCCTACATCCAGTTGGGGCAACTGGCAGGACAGGGAGCTATGAGCGATCGCGCCATTTTGATCAACAGCTATGCCCTTTCTGGGTTTGCTCACCTGGCATCGGTTGGTATTTTTGTCGGTGGCACGATCGCCCTGATTCCTTCGCGCCGCAAGGATATTTCGGAACTCGGATGGAAGGCTCTGTTTATCGGTACGCTTGCCACGATCATGATTGCCTGTGTGGCAGGGGTGTTTGACACGGGCGACCCCAGTATCTTGGGCGAGCCTCCCGCACAGACAACTCCGGCGAATCCTCCCAGTGCTGCTCCTGCCAGTCCGGGTGCTGCTCCTGCCAGTCCGGGTGCTGCTCCTGTTGGCCCAGGTGCGCCTCCGGTGAGTCCTACGCCAGCAGCCACGACAACTCCTTAG
- the ctpA gene encoding carboxyl-terminal processing protease CtpA, giving the protein MTKRFFQVGLLLIVSVVLVLNSWVSAAHAFTEEQKLLSEVWRIVDRAYIDDTFNHQNWWFVRQKALQQNLQNREQTYTAIQKMLASLEDPFTRLLKPDQYRSLQTNTSGELTGVGLQITQDPETGELRVIAPIDHSPADEAGIQPRDRILKINGVSTFEFSLDEAAERMRGPIGSQVTLTIAHDDEAPQDVLLVRNRITLNPVYAELRPQAEGGRVGYIRLTQFNANAAQEVAHAISHLEDEGATAYVLDLRNNPGGLLQAGIEIARLWLDEGTVVYTVNREGIQDSFVANGQALTDDPLVVLVNQGTASASEILAGALQDNDRAQLVGERTFGKGLIQSLFNLSDGSGLAVTIAKYETPDHHDINRQGIMPDIVIPTEPISREQMGTAIDSQYQAALAVLTHPTVVALEKDER; this is encoded by the coding sequence ATGACAAAGCGTTTTTTTCAGGTTGGGTTGTTGCTAATTGTGTCTGTGGTGTTGGTGCTGAACAGTTGGGTATCGGCAGCACACGCATTTACTGAGGAGCAAAAGCTGCTGAGTGAAGTTTGGCGAATTGTCGATCGCGCCTACATTGATGACACGTTTAACCACCAGAACTGGTGGTTTGTACGACAAAAGGCATTGCAGCAGAACTTGCAGAACCGAGAGCAGACTTACACTGCCATTCAAAAAATGTTGGCGAGTTTGGAGGATCCGTTTACTCGATTACTCAAGCCAGACCAATATCGCAGTTTGCAAACCAACACCTCTGGAGAACTCACGGGCGTTGGTTTACAGATTACGCAAGATCCGGAGACGGGTGAATTGCGAGTGATTGCACCGATCGATCACTCTCCGGCAGATGAAGCGGGAATTCAACCCCGCGATCGCATTCTTAAAATCAACGGCGTTTCAACCTTTGAATTTAGCTTAGATGAGGCTGCGGAGCGGATGCGTGGTCCCATTGGCAGTCAGGTGACACTCACCATCGCCCATGACGATGAAGCCCCTCAGGATGTCTTGTTAGTTCGCAACCGCATTACGCTCAATCCAGTTTACGCAGAGTTGCGTCCCCAGGCAGAAGGGGGTCGTGTAGGCTATATTCGGTTGACCCAATTTAACGCGAATGCGGCTCAGGAAGTGGCTCATGCTATCAGTCACCTTGAGGATGAGGGAGCTACAGCGTATGTGCTCGACCTCCGCAACAATCCGGGAGGGTTACTACAGGCTGGAATTGAGATTGCCCGCTTGTGGTTGGATGAAGGTACGGTGGTTTACACCGTTAACCGGGAAGGCATTCAGGATAGTTTTGTCGCCAATGGGCAAGCCCTCACCGACGATCCATTGGTTGTGTTGGTCAATCAAGGAACCGCCAGTGCCAGCGAAATTTTGGCGGGTGCTTTGCAGGATAACGACCGTGCTCAGCTAGTTGGCGAGAGAACCTTTGGTAAAGGGTTGATTCAATCGCTGTTTAACCTGTCTGATGGGTCGGGGTTGGCAGTGACGATCGCTAAGTATGAAACGCCCGACCACCATGACATTAATCGTCAAGGCATCATGCCCGATATTGTTATCCCGACAGAACCGATCAGTCGTGAGCAAATGGGAACGGCGATCGACTCACAGTATCAAGCAGCGTTGGCGGTGTTAACTCATCCAACAGTGGTGGCGTTAGAAAAGGACGAAAGATAA
- the pdxR gene encoding MocR-like pyridoxine biosynthesis transcription factor PdxR, giving the protein MLWLSLDRNSDIPLIRQIYLGLRDKILTGELAAGDRLPATRELAAEWGVSRNVILEAYDQLTAEGYITGQQGSGTYVAEGAQWQPLQESFNPTNRSLPQPSPSTNPTDLIDFRSGVPALDHFPKKLWGQLSREVYAELPPTVMGYGTAEGSLELRSVLAAYLRKTRGLQCDAEQIVMTSGAAQAFALVAKLLLAPGDRVAIEDPIARELWDIYNSVEALLYPVPVGDRGIQPAFLPTDPPPKLTHVTPSHQFPLGSILSIQNRIELLKFAQQTSSFIVEDDYDSEFRYEGTPINSLQELDPERVIYVGTFSKILAPALRLGYLVLPPSLIQPCRWLKRLNDLHTPLFEQFTLARFIQLGHLERHINRMKKLYRDRRNTLRQALRDRFSTQVNILGDSTGLHLVAEFPDFQFSESRLHTIEQHRVRVYPVSIHAIAPEKHHHKIILGYSNLAPSQIELGIKRLQEALG; this is encoded by the coding sequence ATGCTCTGGTTATCGCTCGATCGCAATTCTGACATTCCTCTGATTCGGCAAATCTATTTGGGGTTGCGCGACAAGATTTTGACAGGGGAACTGGCGGCTGGCGATCGCCTCCCTGCAACCCGTGAACTGGCGGCAGAATGGGGCGTGTCGCGCAACGTCATTTTAGAGGCATACGACCAGCTAACCGCAGAGGGCTACATCACAGGGCAACAAGGATCGGGCACCTATGTTGCTGAAGGAGCACAATGGCAACCGCTACAGGAATCTTTCAATCCCACTAACAGATCGTTGCCCCAGCCCTCACCCTCGACAAATCCAACCGATCTGATCGACTTTCGCTCTGGGGTTCCAGCCCTGGATCACTTTCCTAAAAAACTCTGGGGGCAACTGTCTCGTGAGGTATATGCCGAGTTGCCACCTACTGTCATGGGTTATGGCACGGCTGAAGGAAGCCTGGAGTTACGTTCTGTCCTCGCTGCCTATCTCCGCAAAACACGAGGCTTGCAATGCGACGCAGAGCAAATTGTTATGACCTCTGGTGCGGCTCAAGCGTTTGCCCTAGTAGCCAAGTTGTTGCTAGCTCCGGGCGATCGCGTCGCCATCGAAGATCCGATCGCTCGTGAACTGTGGGATATCTACAACTCGGTTGAGGCATTGCTTTATCCCGTTCCAGTGGGCGATCGCGGTATTCAGCCCGCTTTTTTGCCAACCGATCCACCCCCTAAGCTAACCCACGTCACTCCGTCTCACCAGTTTCCGTTGGGCAGCATCCTATCAATTCAAAATCGTATCGAATTGTTGAAATTTGCCCAGCAAACTAGCAGCTTTATTGTTGAGGATGACTACGACAGCGAGTTTCGCTACGAAGGCACACCGATCAACTCCCTGCAAGAGCTTGACCCAGAGCGGGTCATTTATGTCGGCACCTTCAGCAAAATTCTCGCTCCTGCCCTGCGTCTGGGCTATTTGGTGTTGCCTCCATCCCTGATTCAGCCCTGCCGCTGGCTCAAGCGGTTGAACGACCTCCACACCCCGTTGTTTGAGCAATTTACCCTGGCTCGCTTCATTCAACTGGGACACTTGGAACGACACATCAACCGCATGAAAAAACTCTATCGCGATCGCCGCAACACCCTCAGACAAGCCCTGCGCGATCGCTTCTCAACTCAGGTCAACATTTTAGGCGACTCCACCGGACTGCACCTGGTTGCCGAATTTCCGGACTTCCAATTTTCAGAGTCACGGCTACACACCATCGAGCAGCATCGCGTCCGCGTCTATCCCGTCTCAATCCACGCGATCGCCCCCGAAAAGCATCACCATAAAATCATCCTGGGCTACAGCAACCTGGCACCCAGCCAAATTGAGCTAGGCATAAAGCGATTGCAGGAGGCACTGGGATAA